TTCATCATCGTTCAACATTTGTCGCCTGACTTTAAGAGCCTGATGGACGAGCTCCTAGCGCGACATACGGAGATGCCCATTCACAAGGTCGAAAACGGGATGGCCATTGAGCCCAATGGCATCTACTTGATTCCGCCCAAGAAAAACATGGTCCTCTCGGACGGCAAGCTGTTGCTAACCGACCAAGATGCTTCGGGCGGGCTAAATCTTCCCATTGATATCCTGTTCCGCTCGATGGCACGTGATGCGGGCAAGCGTTGCATTGCTGTTGTCCTATCTGGCACAGGAAGCGATGGCTCGCGCGGATTAGATGACATTCATCACGCAGGCGGTTTGGTCGTTGTTCAAGACGCCGATTCGGCAGCCTTCGACGGCATGCCTCGCAACGCGATCGCTACGGGACTCGTTGATGTCGTTGCTAGGGCTGAGCGCATACCGGAACGCATCATGCAGTATGCGGCTGCGCCCGAGGAGTTTATTCGTGGTGAAGCAGGACATGAGGAACTTGAGCAAGAAGACGAGATGGCAAGCCTATTTCGCATCTTCCGAAACAGGTTTGGCTTAGACTTCCGCACCTACAAGCCGACAACCATTAATCGTCGTCTTGAGCGCCGCATGACCATGAGCGACTGCAGTAGTTTGCGTGCATACGTTGACCTGCTGGAATCGGACGTTGATGAGCTTGAGGCGCTCTATCGTGATCTTTTGGTTGAGGTGACTCACTTCTTTCGAGACCCTGAGGCTTACGGCGTTATCGAAAAGGAAGTACTTCCCAAGATCATCGAGAACACTCCCGAAGGAGGGCAAATCCGAGTATGGGCTCCTGGGTGTGCTACGGGCGAGGAAGCCTATTCTATTGCGATGCTCCTGCATGAACAAATTGGAGCGAATGAACGCAATCTCAATGTTAAAGTATTTGCCACTGACGTTCACGCCCGCTCGCTTGAGACGGCTAGCCTCGGAACCTATTCCGCCGACTCAGTTTCTCGGCTGAAGCCTGAACGAAAAGACCGCTACTTTACTCAGCACGGATCCCTTTTTCATGTCTCTCAAGAGTTGAGAAAGATGGTGATCTTTGCTCCTCACGACATCACAAAAGATCCCCCTTTCACGAAACTCGATTTGCTGGTGTGCCGTAATGTGCTTATTTACCTTGAGCAACCGATCCAGCAGAAGATCGTGGCGATGTATCACTTTGGGCTCAAGGTAAACGGTTACTTATGGCTGGGTCCTAGTGAAACCGTGCGGCCATTCGAGAGAGAGTTCGACACACTTGATCAGCATTGGAAGGTGTTCCGAAAGCTTCGGGACATTCGACTCCGCGACACGGTTGGAATGTCCATGATGCCGCCGCTGAGCATGCCTGTGCGCGCTCATATATCCCCACTAGCGGCACCAGCCCCCGGTAAAGATTGGGCGGTTCCCAAGGCTTTTGAGTCATTGTTGGCGAAGTATGTTCCCCCCAGTTTGCTTGTCAATGAGCATTTTGAGTTAGAGCACACTTTTGGCGAGGCAAGAAAGTACCTCACTCAGCCAGCTGGTCGCCCTTCCTTAGAAGTCCTCAAGATGATGGACGGCGACCTGCGCATGGCCCTCAGTGCCGCGCTCCACCGAGCAGCTCGCCAGAATTCCATCGTCGTTTATCGAGGGGTTAAGGCCCAAGTTGGTGACCAGGAAGAATTGGTCAAGCTAACTATTGAGCCTCATAGCCCTGGCAACAAAAAATACTACCTAATTGGCATCGAAGAGCTTGATACACCCAAGCGTTCGCCCGAAGAGCAAGACGCCTACGAGCAAGATTTCGATCCCCATGGTGAATCGGCTGAACGGATCACCGACCTTGAGCGAGAGCTGAATTTCACCAAAGAGTCGCTACAAAGCACCGTTGAAGAACTAGAAACCAGCAACGAAGAACTCCAAGCGACCAACGAGGAACTCGTCGCTTCGAATGAGGAACTGCAAAGTACCAATGAAGAACTGCACTCGGTGAACGAAGAGCTTTACACGGTCAATGCCGAACACCAGCGGAAGATCAGCGAGCTGACGGAAGTCACTTCTGACATGGACAATCTGCTGCAAGGCACGCAGATAGGAACGATCTTCCTCGACCGCGAATTGAAGATTCGCAAGTTCACGCCCTCAATTGCTTCGGCGTTTCATGTGCTTGACCAAGACGTTGGCCGCCCGATCGAGCACATCGCTTACAACCTCGATAATCCTGAGTTGCTGCAGGATATCGAAACGGTAATCCAGGGAACCGAAATCGTTGAGCGGAAAGTCAAGAGTAGGAATGGCCGCCCTTTCTTTCAACGGATAACCCCCTACCTGCTTCCTGATGGTGAGATCGGAGGCGTCATTCTGACGTTCACTGATGTCACTGCCATCGAAGAAGCAAGCCGCGAGGCGGAACGACGAGCCGAAGACTTGGAGCGGTCGAACCTTGAACTTATCGAATTCGCCTATGCCGTCTCACACGATCTCCAGTCGCCGTTACGGCACATTAACGATCACGGTCGTATACTGGCAGAGGAAGCGAAGGAATCGCTGAACGATCAGGCACGAAGATCCTTGAGCGTCATGACCAAAGGGGCGACTCAACTGAGTAGCATGATTGACGCATTGCTTGCTTATTCAAGAATTCATACGCGAGGGGAACCACCTGAGCTCGTCGATTGCCATGAATTGCTTGACGAGGTCAAAACACAGCTCAAAGACCAAATCGAATACGATGGAGCGACGATCACCCACGACACGCTCCCCAAGGTCTACGCAGACCGCAATCAACTGAAAACGGTATTTACTCATTTGATCGATAATGCGATGCGTTATCGTCGCGATGAGGATCCCAAGATCCATATCGAAGTCCGTCGCCACGAGGATGAGTGGCAGTTCTCCTTTGAGGACAATGGCATGGGCATGGAGCCACGCTGCTTCGACCGCATCT
The Lacipirellulaceae bacterium genome window above contains:
- a CDS encoding chemotaxis protein CheB codes for the protein MSEESETNEEVLAAEENEAVERNSPTGDSAGIQFPIVGIGASAGGLEAIERFFDNTPPDTGMAFIIVQHLSPDFKSLMDELLARHTEMPIHKVENGMAIEPNGIYLIPPKKNMVLSDGKLLLTDQDASGGLNLPIDILFRSMARDAGKRCIAVVLSGTGSDGSRGLDDIHHAGGLVVVQDADSAAFDGMPRNAIATGLVDVVARAERIPERIMQYAAAPEEFIRGEAGHEELEQEDEMASLFRIFRNRFGLDFRTYKPTTINRRLERRMTMSDCSSLRAYVDLLESDVDELEALYRDLLVEVTHFFRDPEAYGVIEKEVLPKIIENTPEGGQIRVWAPGCATGEEAYSIAMLLHEQIGANERNLNVKVFATDVHARSLETASLGTYSADSVSRLKPERKDRYFTQHGSLFHVSQELRKMVIFAPHDITKDPPFTKLDLLVCRNVLIYLEQPIQQKIVAMYHFGLKVNGYLWLGPSETVRPFEREFDTLDQHWKVFRKLRDIRLRDTVGMSMMPPLSMPVRAHISPLAAPAPGKDWAVPKAFESLLAKYVPPSLLVNEHFELEHTFGEARKYLTQPAGRPSLEVLKMMDGDLRMALSAALHRAARQNSIVVYRGVKAQVGDQEELVKLTIEPHSPGNKKYYLIGIEELDTPKRSPEEQDAYEQDFDPHGESAERITDLERELNFTKESLQSTVEELETSNEELQATNEELVASNEELQSTNEELHSVNEELYTVNAEHQRKISELTEVTSDMDNLLQGTQIGTIFLDRELKIRKFTPSIASAFHVLDQDVGRPIEHIAYNLDNPELLQDIETVIQGTEIVERKVKSRNGRPFFQRITPYLLPDGEIGGVILTFTDVTAIEEASREAERRAEDLERSNLELIEFAYAVSHDLQSPLRHINDHGRILAEEAKESLNDQARRSLSVMTKGATQLSSMIDALLAYSRIHTRGEPPELVDCHELLDEVKTQLKDQIEYDGATITHDTLPKVYADRNQLKTVFTHLIDNAMRYRRDEDPKIHIEVRRHEDEWQFSFEDNGMGMEPRCFDRIFVIFQRLYRDEEIPGEGVGLALCKRIVERHGGRIWLTSRPGRGSTFYFTLASEEVGQPVQNRLTLPSRKTPR